In Synechococcus sp. CC9616, the following are encoded in one genomic region:
- a CDS encoding DMT family transporter, with protein MRPFCEVTPVRPVTDAPSSETGQGVRCLILSSLAFSLMTVCVKQLDGRLPVPEIVLSRALISVGLTGLGLQRARVSPWGQHTGWLLARGICGSLALLCFFEAITTLPLASATVLQYTYPTFTAVAAAIVLREQLRRSIAVAILLGWIGITLVAQPDWLNAGLEKLPTTAVLIALGGAFFTALAYVCVRHLSSREHPLVIILYFPVLSIPLTLPMVIRNGVLPMGGEWLWLLGIGVFTQLGQIWVTRGLSLMPAAQATSINYIQVVFAALWGYLWFAEGLSFWIVIGGFLVLASTLVSLQARLQS; from the coding sequence ATGCGGCCATTCTGCGAAGTCACGCCGGTCCGTCCAGTGACTGATGCACCCAGCAGCGAAACAGGACAGGGAGTGCGATGCCTGATTCTCAGTTCACTGGCCTTCAGTCTGATGACCGTTTGCGTCAAGCAACTTGATGGTCGCTTGCCGGTGCCGGAGATAGTGCTGAGTCGAGCCTTGATCAGCGTGGGGCTCACCGGCCTTGGCCTGCAGCGAGCCAGGGTTTCACCCTGGGGTCAACACACGGGCTGGTTGTTGGCCAGAGGCATCTGCGGAAGTCTCGCTCTGCTGTGTTTTTTCGAGGCGATCACAACACTTCCGCTGGCATCGGCAACCGTCCTTCAGTACACCTACCCCACCTTCACGGCAGTGGCGGCTGCCATCGTTCTCAGAGAACAGCTGCGCCGGAGCATCGCTGTTGCGATTTTGCTTGGCTGGATCGGGATCACCCTTGTGGCTCAACCAGACTGGTTGAACGCAGGACTTGAAAAGCTGCCAACAACGGCTGTGCTGATTGCGCTGGGCGGCGCCTTCTTCACGGCACTCGCCTACGTCTGCGTACGCCATCTCTCCAGTCGGGAACACCCGCTGGTGATCATTTTGTATTTCCCGGTCCTCTCGATACCGCTCACACTCCCGATGGTGATTCGCAATGGTGTCTTGCCCATGGGTGGTGAATGGCTCTGGCTGTTGGGGATCGGTGTGTTCACACAGCTCGGTCAGATCTGGGTAACCCGCGGTCTCAGCCTGATGCCTGCAGCACAAGCCACATCAATCAATTACATCCAAGTGGTGTTTGCTGCTCTTTGGGGATATCTCTGGTTTGCAGAAGGGCTGAGCTTTTGGATCGTGATCGGTGGATTCCTTGTCTTGGCTTCCACTCTGGTCAGCCTTCAGGCGCGTCTGCAGAGTTAA
- a CDS encoding class I SAM-dependent methyltransferase, with protein MDLQQRTAFSPMEPSPASCPGWLASHLQQAGGVVSFRRFMDLALNDPENGYYGSGHGRIGIRGDYVTSPSLGPDFAALLADQLALWLREFPSDGLLSLVEVGPGEGEMAADLIASLATLIPDRLQQMELVLVELNDAMRERQRQRLAEVRDLPIRWSSLQELRESPVCGVVLAHELLDALPVDRLTWRNGSLQQQGVALNDSGTLELVLLPLSSSLSDEIEAISGHAGVDLPPDGSPEGWTSEWHSAQFSWLQTMRSGLQEGLLLVIDYAMEARRYYSNRRTDGTLFCISKQQAHGDPLSMVGRQDLTAHLCLETMHAAADAADWRLLADGRQGEILLGLGLAQRLHGLQMLPPDRLSEGLRRREAMLRLVDPAGLGEFRWLLYSAGLDPGRFSFSVPQGSAESPLG; from the coding sequence ATGGACCTGCAGCAGCGAACGGCATTCTCACCAATGGAACCCTCGCCTGCGTCCTGTCCGGGCTGGCTTGCTTCGCATCTTCAACAGGCCGGAGGCGTCGTGTCGTTTCGGCGCTTCATGGATCTTGCCCTCAATGATCCTGAAAACGGTTACTACGGCAGCGGTCATGGCCGTATCGGCATCAGAGGTGACTACGTCACCTCCCCGTCGCTTGGGCCTGACTTCGCCGCTCTTCTGGCAGATCAACTGGCTCTCTGGTTAAGGGAATTCCCCTCTGATGGCCTGCTGTCCCTGGTGGAGGTGGGTCCTGGGGAAGGTGAGATGGCCGCCGATCTGATCGCCTCTCTGGCGACGTTGATTCCTGATCGACTGCAGCAGATGGAGCTGGTGTTGGTTGAGCTCAATGACGCCATGCGCGAGCGTCAGCGCCAACGCCTTGCAGAGGTCCGAGACCTGCCAATTCGCTGGAGTTCACTTCAGGAGCTTCGGGAGTCCCCTGTTTGTGGCGTGGTTCTGGCGCATGAGTTGCTGGACGCTCTTCCCGTGGATCGTCTCACCTGGCGCAACGGCAGCCTCCAGCAACAGGGGGTTGCCTTGAACGACAGCGGAACGCTTGAGCTGGTTCTGCTGCCCCTGTCTTCCTCGCTGTCTGATGAGATCGAGGCGATCAGCGGTCATGCCGGCGTGGATCTTCCACCGGATGGTTCGCCTGAAGGCTGGACCAGCGAGTGGCATTCCGCCCAGTTCTCATGGCTGCAAACCATGCGATCTGGATTGCAGGAGGGTCTTCTGCTGGTGATCGATTACGCCATGGAGGCCAGGCGCTACTACAGCAATCGACGGACTGATGGGACGTTGTTTTGTATCAGCAAGCAGCAAGCCCATGGCGATCCCCTGTCCATGGTGGGTCGACAGGATCTGACGGCCCACCTGTGCCTCGAGACAATGCACGCAGCCGCTGATGCCGCTGATTGGCGATTGCTGGCAGATGGCCGTCAGGGTGAGATCCTGCTCGGCCTCGGGCTGGCTCAACGCCTGCATGGACTGCAGATGCTTCCTCCAGATCGCTTAAGTGAAGGTTTGCGGCGCCGGGAGGCCATGCTCCGTCTGGTTGATCCGGCAGGACTGGGTGAGTTCCGATGGTTGCTCTACAGCGCAGGACTGGATCCAGGCCGTTTCAGCTTTTCAGTGCCTCAAGGCAGCGCAGAATCTCCTCTCGGCTGA
- a CDS encoding glycoside hydrolase family 104 protein translates to MLFMTTPATTGRFVTFATVFAGVLPFSFAVAPASASLLPPASRAQLLSAPDAVPTLAIPYIITPERRAMLNTIRFAEGTWRGGLDVGYRVMFGGGLMPNMDRHPDRVIYSSRYASAAAGAYQFMPFTWNLVRRSIGVSGFGPAAQDQGALFLIERRKALPLTDAGSLTPNLTARLAPEWASFPTLAGRSFYGQPVKKYSRLKSFYNVNLEELRRLRDQKRLDLTKSEVCTGSRIACATQL, encoded by the coding sequence ATGCTTTTTATGACTACCCCTGCAACGACTGGTCGTTTTGTGACCTTTGCGACAGTCTTCGCTGGTGTACTCCCCTTTTCCTTCGCTGTTGCCCCGGCGTCGGCCAGTCTTCTCCCCCCTGCGTCCCGTGCTCAGTTGCTGAGTGCCCCTGACGCAGTACCCACGCTGGCGATCCCGTACATCATTACGCCCGAGCGCCGGGCCATGCTCAACACCATTCGTTTTGCTGAAGGGACCTGGCGTGGCGGCCTGGATGTTGGTTACAGGGTGATGTTCGGTGGTGGCCTGATGCCGAATATGGATCGTCACCCAGATCGCGTGATCTACAGCTCCCGCTACGCCAGCGCTGCTGCGGGCGCCTATCAGTTCATGCCCTTCACCTGGAATCTGGTTCGGAGAAGTATTGGCGTCAGCGGTTTTGGCCCCGCTGCACAGGATCAAGGCGCACTGTTTTTGATCGAGCGGCGTAAGGCCCTGCCGCTCACCGATGCCGGCAGCCTTACTCCCAATCTCACCGCACGTCTTGCGCCCGAATGGGCTTCCTTCCCCACCCTTGCTGGCCGCAGTTTCTATGGCCAGCCCGTGAAGAAATACTCACGGCTTAAATCGTTTTACAACGTCAATCTCGAGGAACTGCGTCGCTTGCGTGATCAGAAGCGCCTCGACCTCACCAAGTCCGAGGTCTGCACCGGTTCTCGCATCGCCTGTGCCACTCAGCTCTAA
- a CDS encoding TPM domain-containing protein → MATHRVEGLWSAMWAGLLVVLGVFSTASPCLAYDNPDLLPDHPTPVIDLARAFSDNQRAGLEKSLDQFEQNTGWKLRVLTQYERTPGLAIREFWGLDERSLLVVADPRGGNLLNFNVGDALFALMPRTYWVELQTRFGNQYYVKDHGEDGAILDALNAVEICLDRGGCQFVPGLPLEQWLWTLTTSVLGGVIAGFAAYPRKEGDVVAWSWLLLLSPLWVMLFGVFGIAPVVTRTSDVLPLLRNSLGFIGGAVIAYLIAQATVGRQLNTDQD, encoded by the coding sequence ATGGCAACACATCGCGTCGAAGGACTGTGGAGCGCCATGTGGGCCGGTCTTTTGGTGGTGCTGGGCGTTTTCAGTACGGCGAGCCCTTGCCTGGCCTACGACAACCCTGATCTGCTGCCGGACCATCCCACGCCTGTGATCGATCTCGCGCGTGCCTTCAGCGACAACCAACGCGCCGGACTGGAGAAATCCCTCGACCAATTTGAACAGAACACCGGCTGGAAACTCCGGGTTCTCACGCAGTACGAGCGGACACCAGGCCTGGCAATCCGGGAGTTCTGGGGACTCGATGAACGAAGCCTTTTGGTGGTGGCGGATCCTCGGGGAGGGAATCTGCTGAATTTCAACGTCGGTGATGCTCTCTTCGCCTTGATGCCTCGCACCTACTGGGTGGAGCTGCAAACACGATTCGGCAACCAGTACTACGTCAAAGATCACGGTGAGGATGGAGCCATCCTCGATGCACTCAACGCAGTTGAGATCTGCCTGGATCGCGGCGGCTGCCAGTTTGTCCCCGGACTCCCCCTCGAGCAATGGCTCTGGACGCTGACAACATCCGTGCTCGGAGGTGTGATTGCCGGTTTCGCGGCCTATCCGCGCAAAGAGGGAGATGTGGTGGCCTGGTCCTGGCTGTTGCTGCTCTCTCCCCTTTGGGTGATGTTGTTCGGGGTCTTCGGCATTGCCCCGGTGGTCACAAGAACATCAGATGTTCTTCCTTTGCTGCGCAACAGCCTCGGTTTCATCGGTGGTGCCGTTATCGCCTACCTGATCGCCCAAGCCACGGTTGGGCGACAACTGAACACTGATCAGGATTAG
- a CDS encoding TIGR04168 family protein, producing MHGLQPDAVLFVGDLSDGDLRLTRRIASLPFPLAVILGNHDRGGDRSGNLLRQQLALLGNCNCGWTRLSWSTPPLSIVGGRPCSAGGGFHLSKAVQAVFGPVTLEESAARIVSAAREVPADQPLIVLAHSGPSGLGSDADSPCGRDWKRPAIDWGDRDLALALDSMSAERRPDLVVFGHMHHQLKRGHGLRRSLLQDRYGTAFVNAACVPRSGLDANNRPVLHLSWAEFQDQRLTHLSHRWYTPESELVHQESLQLQDALAC from the coding sequence TTGCATGGCCTGCAACCCGATGCTGTTCTGTTTGTAGGCGACCTCAGTGATGGCGACCTTCGGCTGACTCGCCGGATTGCATCTCTGCCTTTTCCACTCGCCGTCATTCTCGGAAATCATGATCGGGGTGGTGATCGCAGTGGGAACCTTCTAAGACAGCAGCTGGCCCTGCTTGGAAACTGCAACTGCGGCTGGACGCGACTGTCCTGGTCAACCCCTCCTCTTTCAATCGTGGGGGGACGGCCCTGCAGCGCTGGAGGTGGTTTTCATCTTTCCAAAGCGGTGCAGGCGGTGTTCGGCCCGGTCACCTTGGAGGAATCAGCCGCACGCATCGTCTCCGCAGCGCGGGAGGTTCCGGCTGATCAACCTCTGATTGTGCTTGCTCACAGCGGTCCGTCCGGACTCGGATCGGACGCTGACAGTCCCTGCGGTCGGGATTGGAAACGTCCTGCCATCGACTGGGGAGATCGTGATCTGGCGCTGGCCCTCGACTCGATGTCAGCAGAGCGACGCCCGGACCTCGTTGTGTTCGGACACATGCACCACCAACTCAAGCGCGGCCACGGTCTGCGACGCAGCCTGCTTCAAGATCGTTACGGCACAGCTTTCGTGAATGCTGCCTGCGTCCCCCGCAGTGGTCTGGATGCCAACAACCGTCCCGTTCTGCACCTGTCCTGGGCCGAGTTTCAAGATCAGCGTCTGACGCATCTCAGTCATCGCTGGTACACCCCGGAGTCCGAGTTGGTGCATCAGGAATCGCTTCAGCTTCAGGATGCGTTGGCGTGCTGA
- the dnaG gene encoding DNA primase has protein sequence MLNARLHPRTIEAVKERADIVDVVGDHVVLKKKGREFVGICPFHDDSKPSMTVSPAKQFYYCFSCGAGGNSIKFLMEFQRQSFSDVVLELARKYQLPVETVDGPQQERLRQQLSRREKLQRATALAAGWFRSQLLGEAGQQARSYLSEQRGLSLATQDTFQLGYAPDQWDGLLKHLQQVEGLSPELLEAAGLVVPRKGGRGFYDRFRHRVMVPIHDRQGRVIGFGGRSLDGAEPKYLNSPETELFEKGKHLFGLDKAAGAIRKDDRAVVVEGYFDVIALHAAGITNAVAALGTALSNQQITQLSRVSDSKRIVLNFDADGAGVRAANRAIGEVEQLAMQGQLELRVLHLPSGKDPDEFLKAHGSGDYRALLDQAPLWLDWQIEQVLAERDLSRSDQFQQAVSELVALLGKLPQSAVRTHYLQRVAERLSGGQARLALQLEEDLRQQVKGQRWHGRSSRHEQPAEASQRERCEADVLRLYLHCPRHRSTIRQQLRQRDLEDFALQPHRLLWASITELEESNLGIGRLEAISRGDDAGEELADLDLPTLLTDQLLLENSGLISRLTPLLEPGELEKLSLSDPLEQLRGTTALLERQKSLKRCRHLLEAWGGQRLQTLEACIATLIDQPPGDAPVDMEQRIQSLFDELNRDALRYQELYYTERKHINHLDQQRCRGFGDQNVLSA, from the coding sequence ATGCTGAATGCCCGTCTCCATCCCCGCACGATCGAGGCCGTCAAGGAACGGGCGGACATCGTCGATGTCGTTGGAGATCACGTTGTCCTCAAGAAGAAAGGCCGGGAGTTCGTTGGCATCTGTCCCTTTCATGACGACAGCAAGCCGTCCATGACGGTGTCGCCGGCGAAGCAGTTCTACTACTGCTTCTCCTGTGGTGCGGGCGGCAATTCCATCAAGTTCCTGATGGAGTTCCAGAGGCAGAGCTTCAGTGATGTGGTGCTGGAGCTGGCCAGGAAGTACCAGTTGCCGGTCGAAACCGTTGATGGGCCCCAGCAGGAGCGACTTCGTCAGCAGCTTTCACGCCGCGAGAAACTTCAGCGCGCAACCGCTTTGGCTGCTGGATGGTTTCGCAGCCAGCTACTCGGTGAGGCTGGTCAGCAGGCAAGGTCATATCTCAGTGAACAAAGGGGGCTGAGCCTCGCGACACAGGACACCTTTCAGCTCGGCTATGCCCCCGATCAGTGGGATGGACTGTTGAAGCATCTTCAGCAGGTGGAGGGACTCTCTCCCGAGCTGCTGGAAGCCGCCGGGCTGGTGGTTCCACGAAAGGGCGGCCGTGGTTTTTACGACCGCTTTCGCCATCGCGTGATGGTGCCCATTCACGATCGCCAGGGACGGGTGATCGGATTTGGAGGCCGCAGCCTTGATGGTGCTGAGCCGAAATATCTCAATTCGCCGGAAACAGAGCTTTTTGAAAAGGGAAAACATCTGTTTGGCCTGGACAAGGCGGCGGGAGCGATTCGTAAAGACGACCGCGCAGTGGTGGTTGAGGGTTACTTCGATGTGATTGCCCTGCATGCAGCAGGCATCACCAATGCTGTTGCTGCGCTTGGAACCGCTCTCAGCAATCAACAGATCACCCAGCTCTCCCGCGTCAGTGACAGCAAGCGGATCGTGCTCAATTTCGATGCCGACGGCGCTGGAGTGCGGGCGGCCAACCGTGCGATCGGGGAGGTGGAACAGCTTGCGATGCAGGGGCAGCTCGAATTGCGGGTTCTGCATCTGCCCTCCGGCAAGGACCCCGACGAATTTCTCAAGGCCCATGGTTCGGGGGACTACAGGGCGCTGCTTGATCAAGCACCGTTGTGGCTTGACTGGCAGATCGAGCAGGTTCTGGCGGAACGTGATCTCAGCCGCTCAGATCAGTTTCAGCAGGCTGTCAGCGAGCTGGTGGCCCTGCTGGGCAAATTGCCCCAGAGCGCAGTCAGAACTCATTACCTCCAGCGTGTTGCTGAACGTCTCAGTGGTGGTCAGGCGCGCTTGGCTCTGCAGCTGGAAGAGGATCTGCGACAGCAGGTGAAGGGGCAACGCTGGCACGGGCGTTCCAGTCGTCATGAACAGCCTGCCGAAGCCAGTCAGAGGGAGCGCTGTGAAGCCGATGTTCTACGGCTGTATCTGCACTGCCCTCGCCATCGCAGCACGATCCGTCAACAGCTCCGGCAACGGGACCTGGAGGACTTCGCCCTGCAGCCCCATCGTCTGCTCTGGGCCTCGATCACGGAACTGGAGGAATCCAATCTGGGCATCGGGAGGCTTGAAGCAATCAGCCGCGGGGACGATGCCGGTGAGGAGCTGGCCGATCTCGACCTTCCGACCTTGCTCACCGATCAGCTGCTGCTGGAGAACAGTGGCCTGATTTCGAGGCTGACGCCCCTGTTGGAGCCAGGCGAGCTCGAGAAACTCTCCCTCTCGGATCCGCTTGAGCAGCTGCGGGGCACCACAGCTCTGCTTGAACGTCAGAAAAGTCTGAAGCGTTGCCGTCACCTGCTTGAAGCCTGGGGCGGGCAACGTCTGCAGACTCTGGAAGCCTGTATTGCCACCCTGATCGATCAGCCGCCAGGGGATGCTCCGGTTGATATGGAACAGCGCATTCAGAGCCTGTTTGATGAGCTCAACCGTGATGCCCTTCGTTATCAGGAGCTTTATTACACCGAAAGGAAGCACATCAACCATCTCGATCAGCAGCGCTGTCGCGGATTCGGTGATCAAAACGTTCTCTCGGCCTAA
- the aroB gene encoding 3-dehydroquinate synthase, protein MTAAPPLPHRRIAVALDRDPYEVVIGDGCLQETGKALLQAGVREGRQILVVSNPDVAELYGATCLESLKHHGFKTELLLIEAGEQHKTPATVAQIHDAAFQHRLERSSLMLALGGGVVGDMTGFAAATWLRGIGVIQVPTTLLAMVDASIGGKTGVNHPGGKNLIGAFHQPQLVLIDPATLASLPIREFRAGMAEVIKYGVLGDPNLFELLEACPEPNHPAGLGSELLETLLERSCAEKARVVAADEREGGLRAILNYGHTFGHVVETLCGYGTWLHGEAVAIGMVAVGELAVQRGSWSRELADRQRQLIERIGLPSRWPSLNDQAVLTTLQGDKKVRDGKLRFVMPRGVGKVEIRDDISREEILRCLEALKS, encoded by the coding sequence ATGACCGCTGCTCCGCCATTGCCGCACCGCCGCATTGCTGTAGCGCTCGATCGTGATCCCTATGAAGTGGTGATTGGAGACGGATGTCTCCAGGAGACTGGGAAAGCGCTTCTCCAGGCTGGAGTTCGGGAAGGGCGTCAGATTTTGGTGGTCAGCAATCCGGACGTGGCGGAGTTGTACGGCGCGACCTGCCTTGAATCCTTGAAACACCACGGCTTCAAAACGGAACTGCTGCTGATCGAAGCTGGCGAGCAGCACAAAACACCAGCGACGGTGGCGCAGATCCATGACGCCGCTTTTCAGCACAGGCTGGAACGCAGCTCGTTGATGCTCGCTTTGGGAGGAGGGGTGGTTGGAGACATGACCGGTTTCGCCGCAGCAACCTGGCTACGGGGTATCGGCGTTATCCAGGTCCCGACAACGCTCCTGGCGATGGTCGATGCATCGATCGGGGGAAAGACCGGTGTGAATCATCCGGGCGGCAAGAATCTGATCGGGGCGTTTCATCAGCCCCAACTGGTGCTGATCGATCCAGCAACCCTGGCCAGCCTGCCGATTCGGGAATTCCGAGCGGGGATGGCGGAGGTGATCAAATATGGGGTTCTCGGAGATCCAAATCTGTTTGAGCTGCTCGAGGCATGCCCTGAGCCGAACCATCCGGCAGGCCTTGGCAGTGAATTGTTGGAGACGCTGCTGGAGCGATCCTGTGCGGAAAAGGCCAGGGTCGTGGCCGCAGACGAACGGGAGGGTGGCTTGCGCGCCATCCTCAATTACGGCCACACCTTCGGCCATGTGGTCGAAACACTTTGCGGTTACGGCACCTGGCTGCATGGCGAGGCGGTGGCCATCGGCATGGTGGCCGTCGGTGAACTGGCCGTGCAGCGAGGCAGCTGGAGCCGAGAGCTCGCCGATCGACAACGACAGCTGATCGAACGCATCGGCCTACCGAGCCGTTGGCCTTCCCTCAACGATCAAGCGGTGCTGACAACCCTGCAAGGGGACAAGAAAGTCCGCGACGGCAAGCTTCGTTTCGTGATGCCGCGGGGGGTCGGAAAGGTTGAGATCAGGGACGACATCAGCCGAGAGGAGATTCTGCGCTGCCTTGAGGCACTGAAAAGCTGA
- the ruvA gene encoding Holliday junction branch migration protein RuvA encodes MIGWLRGRPMECWTQGNRSGILLACGDIGYEVQVITRQQQNLAVSSSVELWIHQVQREDATNLYGFINRVERDLFRQLIGVNGVGPQAGMALLQECTSPELIEAIRGGDLRRLCRAQGIGKRTAERLAVELRTSVDGIGDIDVKPSLVDGGDQQFTTEVKDLQETLLSLGYEDLEIRRAVKALREGQDAPEDHDSEGWIRACLQWLNQA; translated from the coding sequence ATGATCGGATGGTTACGTGGACGTCCCATGGAGTGCTGGACGCAAGGGAATCGAAGTGGAATTCTGCTCGCCTGTGGGGACATTGGCTACGAGGTGCAGGTCATCACTCGTCAACAACAGAACCTTGCAGTGAGCTCCAGTGTGGAACTTTGGATCCATCAGGTGCAACGAGAAGACGCCACCAACCTCTATGGATTCATCAATCGGGTTGAACGAGATCTGTTCCGACAATTAATTGGGGTGAACGGAGTGGGACCGCAGGCAGGAATGGCTCTACTGCAGGAATGCACGAGCCCGGAGCTTATTGAGGCGATTCGCGGAGGCGATCTGCGACGCCTCTGTCGTGCCCAGGGGATCGGCAAACGGACTGCTGAACGGCTTGCAGTGGAATTACGAACCAGCGTTGATGGCATCGGCGATATCGACGTGAAACCATCGCTTGTGGATGGTGGTGACCAACAATTCACAACGGAGGTCAAAGACCTGCAAGAGACGCTTCTCTCTCTTGGGTATGAGGATCTTGAGATCAGGCGAGCAGTTAAAGCGCTTCGAGAGGGACAGGATGCCCCGGAAGATCATGACAGCGAAGGTTGGATTCGGGCCTGTTTACAGTGGCTCAACCAAGCCTGA
- the nadA gene encoding quinolinate synthase NadA: MTADHALAASIEQLKRERNAVILAHYYQEPDIQDIADFIGDSLELSRKAASTSADVIVFCGVHFMAETAKILSPEKTVLLPDLDAGCSLADDCPADEFAAFRSNYPDHFVVSYINCTAAVKAQSDLICTSSNAVDLVKQIPEDRPVLFAPDQNLGRWVQRQSGRELTLWPGRCIVHETFNEDAVLQLQLEHPEAEVIAHPECQQHLLDLADFIGSTSKLLGYTETSSSNTFIVLTEPGILHQMKQRVPHKTLIDVPGVDGCSCNACPYMRLNTLQKLHHCLETMQPAIEMEESLRLRALEPIQKMLELSL; encoded by the coding sequence ATGACCGCTGACCACGCTCTTGCAGCGTCGATCGAGCAGCTGAAACGGGAACGCAATGCCGTGATCCTGGCGCATTATTACCAGGAGCCGGACATCCAGGACATCGCTGATTTCATCGGCGACTCCCTTGAGCTGTCACGGAAGGCCGCCAGCACATCAGCCGATGTGATCGTGTTCTGTGGCGTCCATTTCATGGCCGAAACCGCCAAGATCCTCAGTCCCGAGAAAACCGTCCTGCTGCCGGATCTGGATGCCGGTTGCTCCCTGGCGGATGATTGCCCGGCGGATGAATTCGCCGCTTTCCGCTCCAATTATCCCGATCATTTCGTCGTGAGCTACATCAACTGCACGGCGGCGGTGAAAGCACAGAGCGACCTGATCTGCACCAGCAGCAATGCGGTTGATCTGGTGAAACAAATTCCGGAGGATCGACCGGTGCTGTTCGCACCGGACCAGAACCTGGGGCGCTGGGTTCAACGCCAAAGCGGGCGTGAACTCACCCTCTGGCCGGGACGCTGCATTGTCCATGAAACCTTCAATGAGGACGCCGTTCTTCAGCTGCAGTTGGAGCACCCCGAAGCCGAGGTGATTGCCCATCCGGAGTGTCAGCAACACCTTCTCGATCTTGCTGATTTCATTGGATCAACAAGCAAGCTGCTGGGTTACACGGAAACCAGCAGCTCAAACACGTTCATCGTTCTCACGGAGCCAGGGATCCTTCACCAGATGAAGCAACGGGTTCCCCACAAAACGCTGATTGATGTTCCGGGTGTGGATGGATGCAGCTGCAATGCCTGTCCCTACATGCGTCTCAACACACTCCAAAAACTGCACCACTGCCTTGAAACGATGCAGCCCGCCATTGAGATGGAGGAGAGCTTGAGACTCCGGGCGCTTGAGCCCATCCAAAAAATGCTGGAGCTCAGCCTTTAA
- a CDS encoding carbohydrate ABC transporter permease, translated as MAASGHWRGSLTAWGFLLPALVLISLSVLIPAVMALVMSFSSTGLDVSEPLRFIGLANFRRLISDPMARQVLLTTFLYLFGVVPPIVLGSLALAVLVNRSLPGMHCLRGAFYTPVLVSIVVAAIAFRWLYSENGLINGWLAAALGDSFTPIGFLTSPQLALPAVMFVTLWKGLGYYMVIFLAGLQGIPGELYEAAELDGSEGWRQHLDITLPLLRPYITLVAVVSSIAATKVFEEVFLMTQGGPADATRTIVYYVYNQAFAELEISYACTLGLALFLLVMLFTALRLAFSSDRSLI; from the coding sequence ATGGCGGCATCGGGACATTGGCGCGGCTCCCTCACGGCTTGGGGATTCCTGTTGCCGGCTTTGGTTCTGATCAGTCTGTCCGTGCTGATTCCAGCCGTGATGGCACTGGTGATGAGCTTCAGTTCCACCGGCTTGGATGTCAGTGAGCCCCTCAGATTCATTGGACTGGCCAATTTCCGCCGACTGATCTCGGATCCGATGGCCCGTCAGGTACTTCTCACCACCTTCCTTTATCTGTTCGGCGTGGTGCCTCCCATCGTGCTCGGCTCACTTGCTCTGGCCGTACTGGTGAACCGCAGTCTCCCGGGAATGCATTGTCTCAGAGGTGCCTTCTACACCCCTGTATTGGTGTCGATCGTCGTTGCAGCCATCGCCTTCCGCTGGCTTTACTCCGAAAACGGCCTGATCAATGGCTGGCTGGCGGCTGCCCTAGGTGATTCGTTCACGCCAATCGGCTTTCTGACGTCCCCCCAGCTGGCGCTTCCCGCCGTCATGTTCGTCACGCTTTGGAAGGGCCTTGGGTACTACATGGTGATTTTCCTGGCTGGACTTCAGGGAATTCCAGGAGAGCTCTATGAAGCTGCGGAGCTCGATGGCAGCGAGGGCTGGCGTCAGCACCTGGACATCACCCTTCCACTCCTACGTCCCTACATCACGTTGGTGGCGGTGGTGTCTTCAATCGCTGCCACCAAGGTCTTCGAGGAGGTCTTTCTGATGACGCAGGGAGGACCAGCGGATGCCACCCGGACCATTGTTTATTACGTGTACAACCAGGCTTTCGCTGAACTGGAGATCAGCTATGCCTGCACCCTCGGCCTTGCCCTGTTCCTGTTGGTGATGCTGTTCACGGCTCTCCGGCTGGCTTTCAGCAGTGATCGCTCGTTGATCTAA